One Alkalicoccus halolimnae DNA segment encodes these proteins:
- the rbsK gene encoding ribokinase codes for MKPKIVVIGSINMDLITVAERIPQQGETVRGSSFLTKPGGKGANQAVAASKLGADVCFIGCVGKDLFGTESRENLEHHGIKTNNMDNITNCMTGIANVFLTDHDNRIIVVPGANDEVSPSMIRKYEDEIKDADFLLLQLEIPIVSVEVAADLAKKHGTKTILNPAPIQRLSASLLTNVDYITPNETEYEELVTQIDPQLIQDKVIRTKGEKGVSFFKNGEEVFVPAFPVEVIDTTGAGDTFIGALSVAMAERKTIYQACVFANAAAALAITKLGAQEGMPKRDEAEVFLSDNNQADEQKFI; via the coding sequence GTGAAACCAAAAATAGTTGTAATTGGAAGTATAAATATGGACTTAATAACGGTAGCGGAAAGAATTCCTCAACAAGGGGAAACCGTTCGAGGAAGCTCATTTTTAACAAAACCTGGCGGGAAAGGTGCTAATCAGGCTGTAGCAGCCTCAAAACTAGGTGCAGACGTTTGTTTCATCGGTTGTGTTGGAAAGGATTTATTTGGAACAGAAAGTAGAGAAAACCTAGAACACCATGGTATTAAAACAAATAATATGGATAATATAACAAATTGCATGACTGGCATCGCCAATGTGTTTTTAACTGATCATGATAACAGGATCATTGTAGTACCTGGAGCAAATGATGAAGTGTCACCAAGCATGATAAGAAAATACGAAGATGAGATCAAGGATGCAGACTTTTTACTTCTCCAATTGGAAATCCCTATAGTTTCAGTAGAGGTAGCCGCTGACCTTGCTAAAAAACATGGGACTAAAACAATACTTAATCCTGCCCCTATTCAACGTCTTTCTGCTTCACTATTAACAAACGTTGATTATATAACACCAAACGAAACAGAGTATGAAGAGCTTGTAACTCAAATCGATCCTCAGCTAATTCAAGATAAAGTAATACGGACTAAAGGAGAAAAGGGAGTTTCCTTTTTTAAAAACGGGGAGGAAGTTTTTGTGCCAGCTTTTCCTGTTGAGGTTATAGATACTACAGGGGCAGGTGATACTTTTATAGGAGCCTTATCTGTAGCTATGGCCGAAAGAAAAACAATCTATCAAGCATGTGTTTTTGCTAATGCTGCAGCTGCACTGGCTATAACAAAATTAGGAGCACAAGAAGGGATGCCTAAACGAGATGAGGCAGAAGTTTTTTTATCGGATAATAATCAAGCCGATGAACAAAAATTTATATAG